The sequence AAAGCATCGGTCACGGTATTGACCAAGCGCATCATCGCGCGGGCTCGCAATGACGCTAAGCTCTGCCTGACAGACATGTGTACGGGCAGATTGATACTGTTAGGGCGCTCACCAATCAGCTCATAAAATATGGCGGCAACCTCACTATAGGTCAGCATATTGAGATTGATACCATCTTCTAAATCGATCAAGGCATAGCAAATATCGTCTGCCGCTTCTAGTAAATAAGCCAGCGGATGACGCGCAAAACCATCGTGCTGTGTTGAACGTGGTAAATGCAAACAGGCTGCCAACTCTTCTAACTGAGCTGCTTCGCTATAAAAACAGCCAAATTTTTGTACATTTTGATGGTATTTATCATTGACATCGTTGCTGTGAGTGGCAAGCCACGGATACTTCATAAAAGCGCCTAAGGTCGCACAAGTGAGACGCATGCCACCTTTATCAGGATGGTGCTCATTACGCGCCAACAGTCGAAACCCTTGTGCATTACCTTCGTAGGCCAGCAAGTCCAAGCGCTCGTTGCTACTTAACTTTTGTAATATCGCTTGAGTGTCAGGCTGCCTAAACCAATCTCGAATGGCATACTCTCCCGCATGACCAAAAGGCGGGTTACCAATATCGTGAGCGAGGCAGGCGGCTTGTACAATGACACCGACATCGGCTGGCGATACGCCTGCTGGTAGACCGCTGGCTAATTTATCATGGAGCTTTTCTGCTGCCATCATTGCTAAAGAGCGTCCAATAGAGGAGACCTCAAGCGAATGAGTCAGACGTGTATGGATACCGAGCTGATTGGTTAATGGATGGACTTGGGTTTTTTGATTCAACTGCCGAAAGGAGTGCGAAAATACCAGTCTGTCGTAGTCTTTGTGAAACTGAGAGCGAGTACTCGTATTGGCGTTAAGCTTTTTGGCAGCACCAAGGCGCTGTGAGTTGAGAAGGTGAGACCATTGCGTGGTAGGAGACGGCAAAGAGGTTGGAGTAGTTAGCATATTGAAACATCCGAAACCAAGGGAGCCTCTAGCATAGCAAAATAGCGCCCTTGGTACAGATATATAGTCAGAGAACTACATTAAGATTTCTGGCAGTTGAAAAGCACTTCTTCCTCTTCGATAGCTACATTGCTGCCCAATGTTTTATTTCGCAACGTTGCCTTGTCACCATTTACCTGCCATATAATGCCATGGGTGTTATCCAATCCGATATCACTGGTATAGATAGTTTTTTCGGTACTGGCGTCGCTATCAGAGGTAGCGGTCAAATCGTATTCGATACCATCGATGAGTAGGTGCACTGTCTGTGGTGTAGTATCATCATGGTAGGACACGCCGATAGTAGCAGTAGGCTCACAAGAGAATGGTGTGCTGTTGCTGGCATGTTCTGCATGATCGTGGCCTTCATGTTCTTCGTGATCGTGCTCATCATGTCCTTCTCCCTCGTGTTCTTCGTGCTCATGTGTTTCATGCTCATCGATTTGTACTACATTTTCAGATTCTGGTGTCTCTTTATTAGGCTGACAGCCCAATAGAGAGCCTGTCATGATACTTCCTACAAGCGCAACACTGGCAAATCTAGAAAAAGAGAAATAGTCAGTCACAGTATAAGTCCTCAAATAGTAAAATAAAGATATGTTATAATATAACAATTATAAGATAAAATAAAGCCGATGATGGAGAATTTCCAACATCGGCTTATTAACTATCAGTCAGGATGTACCGCTTAACGTTACACGTTAAATCTAAAGTGCATGATATCGCCATCTTGTACGATATAGGTTTTGCCTTCTAAGCGTGATTTGCCAGCGGCAGCTGCGCCTTTTTCACCGCCATACTCGATAAAGTCATCATACGCAATGACTTCGGCACGAATGAAACCGCGCTCAAAATCGGTATGAATCACGCCAGCTGCTTGCGGAGCCGTTGCGCCAACTGCAACCGTCCAAGCGCGCACTTCTTTAACACCAGCAGTAAAGTAAGTCTGCATATCTAGCAAATCATAACCACCGCGAATGACTTGATCAAGTCCGGCTTCTTCCATATCCATCTCAGCTAAGAAGTCTTTTTTGTCGTCTTCATCAAGCTGAGCGATTTCAGATTCGATTTGGTTGCATAGAGCGATAACGATAGAATCTTCGCCAGTCGCATAGTTGCGTACCGCATCAAGGTAAGGGTTGTTTTCAAAGCCATCTTCACTGACGTTAGCGATATACATGGTTGGTTTTAGGGTGATTAAACCATAACTTCTGATGAGTTTTTTCTCATCAGCATCTAGGTTCGCTGCGCGTGCCGCTTTACCTTCGGCTAATAAAGGCTCAACTTTTTTAAAGATATCAAGCAATGCTTGCGCGTCTTTGTCGCCACCTTTAGCCTTTTTGGTTTGGTTGTGGATGGCACGCTCAACGGCCTCTAAATCTGCCAATGCCAATTCAGTATTAATGGTTTCGATATCATCAATAGGGCTGACGCGACCATCAACGTGGACGACGTTGTCATCATCAAAACAGCGTACGACGTGCGCAATCGCATCAGTCTCACGGATATTGGCTAGGAACTGGTTGCCCATACCTTCGCCTTTTGAAGCACCAGCGACTAGACCTGCGATATCCACAAACTCCATCGTCGTTGGCAATACGCGCTCAGGCTTAACGATATCAGCCAGTTTTTTAAGGCGTGGGTCAGGTACTGGTACGATACCTGTGTTGGGATCTTTGGTACAAAATGGAAAGTTTTCAGCGGCGATACCCGCTTTGGTCAACGCATTAAACAAGGTGGATTTACCCACGTTTGGTAGGCCGACGATGCCGCAATTAAAACCCATAACATTCTCTCAATATAATAATAAAATCAGTTGGTATAAAGATTGGTTAAATGATAAATCAAAATTGGGCACATTGTAGCAAATTTACCTGAATAGGGGTGAGGTTGTTGTATTGTATACTGAGATTTTGCTTCTTCTCATGACTGGCAATTTTGCTGTTTTATCGATTATGGTAAGCTGTGCTATAAAACGATAGTTTGGCTTGTAGGTGTATGACAGGTAAGCGCCTACGACTCGTTACACTGTACGAGTAATCTTCATTATGAATACCAAGCGCTCTCAGTAAAATCTGCAAACCACTATGTATAAATACGCCATATCGATATAGGCCGCTAAAATAAAATGAAAGGCAAAACCTTATAATGACTACCACGATCTTTGACACGCGCCACTACAATTATCCGCAGAACTTCATCGAGATTAAGCCCAAGCTGGCGCGTCTGGAAAAGGCCATTAAAAAGCTAGAGGAAAATTTAATCGATGCTAATAATGATGCAAGTATTGAGCTACTAAATGAAAGGCTGAATGGTGAATTAGGGTTAAAAGTAGACTACGCTCGTGAATTAAATCCTGACCAATTATTAGCAGCCACAACTATCGAAGGCAAAGTTTTGGTTATAGCAGGAGCTGGCTCAGGTAAGACTAAAACGCTTACGTATCGTACCAGTTATTTATTAGAGAGTGGGGTCACGCCCAAAAGCATCTTGCTACTGACCTTTACGCGTAAAGCCGCCAATGAAATAAAAGATAGAGCTAAGTCTTTGCTTGCGAATACCTTATTTGATAAACAGTCTGATGAAGACTTGGTAAAGGATAAGCTGCCAACTGATAAACGGCTCAACGATATCACCAGTGGTACTTTTCACTCTTTTTGCAATATGCTGCTGCGTCAATATTCAGGTTTATTGGGCATTAATCCGCGATTTACGATTTTAGACACGGGCGATAGTGAAGATGCCATCGACTTAATTCACAAAGAAAAAAAGTATCCCGCGCAAAATAAGAGCCAAGCATTCCCGCGCAAAAAGACACTGCAAAATATCATTTCTAGCTCTCGGAATAGACGTATTCACATCTGTGATTTAATCGAAAGCAGTTATCCTGACATCGCTGTGCATATTCCTATTATCGAACAATTGGCAGTTGATTTCCATGAGTACAAGCGTGCCAATCATCTCTACGACTTTGACGATATTATCAGTCAGGTCGTGCGCCATTTGAAGACGAATGATACCTTTCGCCAAATGCTACAAAACCAATATCGCTACATCATGGTCGATGAATATCAAGACACCAATATTCCGCAAAAGCAGCTTATCGATCTGATTTGCGCACCTGCGTCGGTCTCGCTGATGGTCGTTGGCGATGATAATCAAAGTATCTATGCGTTTCGCGGTGCTAATTATGAGAACATCTTGCTCTTCGGTGAGACCTATCCAGAAGCAAGCCTGATTAAACTTGAGCAAAACTATCGTAGTACGCCTGCTGTTTTAAATTTTATCAATGCATTGTCCGCGCAAATCACGTTAGGGTATCAAAAACAATTGTACTCTGGTGCATTGATAAGTGGGCATAAGCCAGTGTTTAGCCGCCTAAGCAATGAGACAAAAGAAGCGAAATATATCGCCGATAAAATCATCGAGCTAAAGTCGGATCATGACTACGATGATTTTGCGGTACTGTGCCGCACATCTTTTCAATCTAACTATGTCCAATTAGAGTTTATGGAGCGTCATATTCCATTCATTGTGGTGGGCGGTATCAAGTTCATTGAAAGGCGACATATCAAAGATGTTTTGGCCTTTGTTAAAGTCCTCTATAACCCGAATGATACGATTGCTTGGCATCGTATTTTAACCTTATTCCAAGGCGTGGGAATAGTCACCGCGACGTGTTTGACCCAAGCGATTAATGCCGATAACAACTCCTTTGAGCCACTACTCACGCCAAAGTTTGCTAAAAAAAGCGCACAGCTTGAGCCTTTATATAATACGCTGACTAAGGCAAATCAGGCTGAATCCGTCGAGAGGGTCATTGAGCATATTTTAGAGTTCTATATTCCTGTCTTAAAAACAATTGAAGAAAATTGGCGAGAGCGCAACGAAGACTTTCGTGTGCTCAAAAATTTGGCAATAGAACACAGTAGCCTTGATAACTTCTTAGAAAATTTGGCACTCGATCCGCCCAATGATTCGGTCGCAGCCATGGATAAACCAGAAGATAATGACACAGATAAAGTGACGATTTCGACCATTCACAGTGCCAAAGGTTTAGAGTGGCCAGTGGTGTTTGTTAACTCATTGGTCGATGGTATCACGCCGCACTATCGCTCTTTGGATGACTTTGAGGCGCTAGAAGAAGAACGAAAATTATTCTACGTTGCTTGTAGTCGCGCCAAGAGCAGACTGTATCTAACGGCACCTGATTACTTTGCCAGTTATTCAGGGTATTTTGACAAGCCGTCGCGGTTTATCGCGGAGCTGTCTGCTGATGAAGTGACGGTAGAAAATTCTAAACAAGTGAGAGAAGAGAGTGATGATCCAGTGTGGTGGTGATTTTTTTGTTTATCGATAAATAATGTAAAAATACAGGCATAAATAATGCACGTTTGTTGTTAGAATGGTATCGGCGACCGATTCTTTACACCAACCTTCGTACTACTCAGCATGGACTTTATCATTAATGAAGAATTTTATTGCCGACGTGAAGGCACTTTTTAGACAAAAATATGATGCCGACGCTCAAGGTAATAAAGCAAATAAGCCCGCCTTTATAGACTTACCACCTGATATCAAGCCCGATAACCGGCATAGAGTAAGTCAGTCTAGTCAAAATGATGATACAGATGATTTCGCGTCATTTATCATCTCATCTGGTAAATCTAACAATGTTTCTGGTGTTTCAGCCAATAAGCAGTTAGGACGCTGGTTCAAAGAAAATGAATCCTTTGATATTAAAGGACGCTTTATTGACCGCGGTTTTTATTATGTTGGTGGTCAGCTTACAATGCTAACGGGGTTTGGTATTGAACCTTCGCTAGTCGATGACAGTTTACCTGCCAGCTCTCCAAACATCATCCACAGTATTTCGCAAATTTATTATGATGAGTCGCTTGGTTATTGGCCAAGTTATGAGCGTTTGTCCATTAAATGCCGAGGCGCTTATCTTGATTGGCTAGCTTCAAATCGCGCGCATCCAAGTACGCCTATTGGCTATGTATTCATTTATTTTGGCGGTTTTGAGCGCCGTATCATTGAACATATTAACGATGATGTTGTCTCCGATACTGAGTTTATGGCTATCTATGAAGAAGTGACACGACTCAATCGTATTTATGGCAGCCAGTCTGCTTCGTTCGACAGTTATTCAGCACATTTTTTAGCATTTATGACTCTTATTCGGTCCTTGTTATTTGAAGACAAAGCGCAAACAGGGCATTTACTACCACCGCCTGTCACTAGCCAAAACCTAAACTTTAAGATGCATTTGGCAAAGACGGTAGCGTTGCAATTGCCTATTCCTGCGTCATTAGCATGGGAGTGGTTGGTATATTCTAATGAATACAATTTTAAAACTCCCGCCAAGCGCTGTGAAGATACGTTCAAAGATTTATTTAAAATTCTTTACCATGACGCTTATCCAAACGGTTTTGTAGTTTCTGCCAATAAAACTAGGCTCAAGCTCATCTATAACGCTGCTAGTCGTTCTATCATTAGCGTAGATCTTACACTTGATGACTTGCCAGACCCAAGCATCCTGCGAGCACCTGTCAAAAAACTTATAACTATCGCTGAACAATGCAATGATGCTTTAGATGCTTACAGTCGTTATCTGGGAAAAGAAGGCCGCTCGGCTGATGATATTGCCGCTGTTATGCTACTGCCGAAACCCTTGCTTCATAACTATCACCATCCTGCAATTGAAAAATTTAAAACATGGGCACAGTCCATTATAGAAAACGATGAAGGGCTGACAACGACTAAAGAGTTATGGGCATATTTGGATGAAACTTTGTCGCCAACATCTAGCAAAGCGCTGAGTAAAAAACAAAATGAGCTGATTATTAATTTGGTAGAGCTTGCTGGTTTTGGTATTGCTCCAGACCAACGTTATCATCAGACGCGCTTGCAATCGGACGGTTATGCCGTGCTATTTGTTTGCGATCATGATGCGCATTGTGAAGGTTTCGAACCGAGCTCGTCGTTCTATCAAATCAGTCTAGCTATGAGATTAGGGGCAATGGTAGCGACTATTAATGGTTATGTTGATAAAAGGGAAGTGGATACACTATTGACGCTGCTCAATCAAGACAGTCAACTGACCACTATTGAAAAAGAATCGCTGACCGCTTATTTGCTATGGCAGTTAAATACCCCAGCAAATATGGCAGGTCTAAAAGCGACATTGGCTGATCTTGACGCGCAATATATTGGCTTTATCAGCCGTTTTATCATTACTGTTGCTTTAGCGAATGGCAATATTGAACCCAGTCAAATCAAACAAATCGAAAAATTATATCAAGCTTTAGGTCTGGATAAAACGTTAGTGACTAGTGATATTCATCAGCTAACGACGAATAAAAAAGTAAACATAGGCATAAAAAATGAGCCCGAAACCAAAGATAATAGCAGCAAAAGTAGCCGTTCATTTAGTTTTGATGCTGAACTGTTGGCGCTACATGAACGTGAGACTGCAGTGGCTAAAGCGATGCTAAGTAAGATCTTTGCTGTAGAAGATGAAGAAAGCGAAGATGATATAAAAGATAGTGTACTATTAAAAATAAGCAGTAAGACGGCGACTGAGCATCAGAGTAACGTGCCTGTTAACAAGCATAGTTCAGGTAATGAGGCGGTCATAAAGGGACTAGATCGTAGTCACAGCCAACTGTATCAAGAGCTTATTAGTGCCGAAGTATGGCAACGTGAAGCCGTCAACGAATTATGCGAATCGTTAAATCTAATGATAAATGGCGCTATCGAAACCATTAACGACTGGGCATACGATAAAGTTGATGCACCCGTATTAGAAGATGATGATGAAGTGGTCGTTGATTTTGAGATTGTCGACGAGTTAAAAGCGTTGAATTCATAGCACATAAAAATTAGCACACTAAAAATAGTGGATTAAAAAGGAATAAAGATGAGTGGTAAAAAAATTAGAGCCAAAGAACGCGACGCGATTATCCAGTCGCTCAAGGCTGGCGTTACCCCCAAAGTTGGTATTCAGCATATCCAAGTGGGACGTATTAATGAGCTCAAAGCTTTGATAGATGATATTGAACGTGTGGCTGATGGCGGTTCTGCGTTTCGGCTGATTATTGGGGAATATGGGTCGGGCAAGACTTTCTTTTTGAGCGTGGTTCGCGCCATTGCACTTGAGCGTAAATTGGTCACGGTGAATGCGGATTTATCGCCTGACAGACGCATTCAAGCATCGTCAGGCCAAGCGAGGAATTTATATTCTGAGCTGATGCGTAACTTATCGACGCGCAATAAGCCTGATGGCAATGGGCTTGCTAGTGTGGTTGAGCGTTTTATTACCGAAGCACGAAAACAAGCGGACAGTAGCGGAGAGGCTATCAGTGACGTTATCCAGCAAAATTTAGCTGAATTGACTGAGTTGGTAGGTGGTTATGATTTTGCAAAAGTCATTGAAGCTTATTGGCAAGGGCACGAAGAAGGTAATGACGAGTTAAAAGCCAACGCTATTCGCTGGTTACGTGCAGAATACGCTACTAAGACTGATGCCAGACGCGACTTAGGTGTGCGCACTATTATTTCCGACTCATCCTTTTATGACTCTTTAAAAATCATGAGTTTATTCGTCCGTCAAGCTGGTTATCAAGGATTGCTCGTTAATTTGGACGAGATGGTCAATCTATACAAGCTTAACAGCACTCAAGCGCGCCAAGGTAACTATGAGCAAATATTGCGTATCTTAAATGATTGTTTGCAAGGTACAGCTGAGCATTTAGGGTTTTTATTAGGGGGTACGCCTGAGTTTTTACTCGATCCGCGCAAAGGCTTATACAGCTACGATGCTTTGCAAACTCGCTTAGCGGACAACAGCTTTGCCAAGCAGGCAGGGGTAATTGATTATTCTTCTCCAGCGTTACATTTGGCTAGCCTAACGCCAGAGGAGCTGTATATTTTGCTAAAAAACCTACGTCATGTTTATGCAGGCGGCGATGAGTCTGCATATCTAGTGCCTGATGAATCACTACAAGCTTTCTTGCAACACTGTAGCCAAACGATTGGCGATGCTTACTTCAGAACGCCACGTAATACCATCAAGGCATTTTTAGATATGCTAGCTGTCATCGACCAAAATCCTACTATCTCATGGAATCATCTGATTCAATCCGTAGCTATCGACCCTGAAACACCTTCAGATATGGACATCGATATGAGCGACCTTAGTGACATGGATGAAGATGATGGACTAGCAGACTTTAGCTTATAAGACGAATGCCTACTTTGAGAGATTTAATTTGAGAGATGCCCATACTGAGCTTGATAAGCGTATACAACGCTGGATATTTGACCAAGGCTGGCATGGACTCCGGGAAGTACAAGCCAAAGCCATTGCGCCCATTTTATCAGGGCAAACGGATGTGCTTATTAGTGCGGCAACCGCTGCGGGTAAAACAGAAGCTTTCTTTTTGCCTGCCTGTAGCGCTATCGCTCATCAAGACAAGGGCGTTGGTATTCTTTATATCAGTCCGTTAAAAGCTTTGATTAATGACCAGTATCGACGCTTGCAAAGTCTAGCAGAGCTGCTCGATATGCAAGTGACGCCTTGGCATGGTGACAGTGCGCTAGCTAAAAAGAAGCAACAGAAAAAGTCGCCATCGGGTATTATTTTGATTACCCCTGAATCGCTTGAGTCTCTACTAATACGAGATGCAGGCTGGGTGAAACAAGCTTTTGGCGAGCTCAAATATATTGTCATTGACGAGTTTCATGCCTTCTTGGGTAGCGAGCGTGGTCAGCATCTATTGTCACTTTTGACCCGTCTTGAGCATGTAGCTGGACGGCTAGACGCGCCTATTCCACGAGTGGCATTAAGTGCAACTTTGGGCGATATAGAAACTGTGCCTTTATCACTACGCCCCAATAATTCTTTACCTTGTGTCATTATTAAGGATACTGAATCGACTTCCAACGTCAAAGTTCAGCTAAAAGGTTATGTAGACCCTAACCAAGTAATGCACAAGCTTCAAAGCAATGGGTCTAAGAGCTATTATGATAATAATGACATTGATGAGAGCTATATAGCTATTGATTCGAAAAGCGAAAGTGCTCAGATTAGTGAGTTTAAGGATGATAATTCTCTAATTCATAGTTATCAGCTTGCTCATGATGCTCAATCACAAATATGCACGGATTTATATCGCTTCTGCCGTGGCGGTAATCATCTTATATTCGCCAATAGCCGTAAGCGTACTGAACTCATAGCTGCATTGCTAAGTGACAAGTGTGAGCATAATATCGTTCCCAATGAGTTTTTCCCCCACCACGGCTCGTTAGCAAAAGAATTAAGAGAAGGTTTAGAGCAGCGTTTGCAAAAAGAGGATTTGCCGACTACCGCCGTCTGTACCATGACTTTAGAGCTAGGTATAGATATTGGTAAAGTTGATTCTGTCGTACAAGTGACAGCTCCGCATTCAGTTTCAAGCTTACGGCAACGGCTTGGGCGCTCGGGTAGGCGCGGTGGTTCGTCAGTGCTGCGTATGCTTATCACCGAAAAGCAAATCGATATCGATACCAGTTTGGTGGATAGACTGCGACTACAGCTTATACAGTCATTAGCAATGATAAGACTGCTTATCGCTAGCAGATGGTTTGAGCCTGCCGATACGTCGCTCTATCACTTCTCAACGCTCCTTCATCAAGTGCTCGCGACTATCGGTCAATGGGGTGGTATCCGTGCCGACCAAATTTATACTTTGCTATGTAGACAAGGACCTTTTCAAAAGATAACGCCTACTCACTTTAAATCCTTATTATCACAAATGGGCGCGATGCAACTGATTACTCAGCTTGGCAATCAGCAATTGGTATTAGGGATAGTAGGCGAGCGTATCGTTGGTCATTATACTTTTTATGCGGTGTTTAAAACGCCAGAGGAATATCGTCTTGTGGCTGGTAGTAAAACACTAGGCACATTACCCGTCACTACTTTGCTGCTACCCGAACAATACATCATCTTTGCGGGTATACGCTGGCAAGTCAAAGATATCGATATGGATAAAAAGGTCATTTATGTGGTTGCTGTCCAAGGCGGCGGTCAGCCTCCAAAATTTGATGGCGGCGGAGATATGTCGATACACGACCGAGTCCGTCAAGAGATGTATGACATATTAACTAAAGGTGACTATCGTATTTCAGTCGGCGATAAAAAAGTCGATTTTGCTGATAAAACGGCGCGTGAATTGTTTACAGAAAGCATTGAGACTTTTGATAGGTGTCAATTGCGTCATCGGCCAATAATAGATCAAGACGGTAATACTTATATTTTTACATGGCGCGGAGACAAAGTCGTTCATACCCTAGCAGCTTTGCTTATGCAGCATGATTTCTCTACTGAGGTATATGCAGGAGTTATCTGTGTTCATAAAGTCAATTCGGTTCAGGTTATTAGGTTTTTGAGAGATTTAGCCTCCAGTAATATGCCGTCTGCGACTGAGCTTGCCGAAAACGTACCCAACAAGATGATTGAGAAATTTGATGAATATTTGCCTGAGGATTTATTAAATCTTGGCTACGGTGCAAAGGCTTTTGATACTGATGGTCTCAGTGACTGGTTGCAGCTATTATTTGAAAGAGAAGTTGACTACAAATAAAATTTTGGAAGCTACGCAACGCACCACCTTTTTGTAAAATATGTTTATTACTTCAATAGCGTTTCTAAATAACCGACTAGAATTACCTATATTCAGTTTAGAAAGAATAATTTAAAGACAAAACCTTCGTTAACTTATTAAATTATTCCTATCAAAAATACCTTTTCAAAAACCCCATAACCAAAAGTATTTAATAGCAAAAATATTTATGAGATTGGGGTTTAATATTCAGCTCAATACGTTACTATTACCACCTTATTCCGTTAGACCCTCATATTTGATACTCTGTATTAACACCATAAGAAAAGGATAGGTTATGCGCTATGAAGTGATCGTTATCGGTGCAGGTATGGTTGGCACGTCAGTCGCGTGGCATTTACAAAAAAATAATTCAAAAGTACTGATGTTAGACAAGAAGTTGCCAGGCTCAGAGACCTCGTATGGCAATGCAGGATTGATTCAGCGCGAAGCCATTCATACCCATCCTTTTCCTCGTCAATTGACTGAAATGATCAGAGTATTACCGAACCAAGGCACTGATATTCGTTATCGTATCCCAGCAATTTTGCGTTATCACCAAGCGTTGTTGCAGTATTGGAAATACTCTACGCCCGCTTCGGTCAAAAAAATAGAATCAGAATGGCAGACATTGATTGCGCATTGTACCAATGAGCATCAAACAATGATTTCAGCATCTGGTGCTGACGAGCTAATTACTCGTGATGGTTGGTTACAACTGCATCGTTCTGAAGAGACGTTTAAAGAAGCGCAAGCATCAGCCATTGATGCGCGCAATCAAGGAGTTGAGCATAACGTATTGAACCTTGAAGCGCTAAAAGCCATGGAGCCTAGCGCTAATTTTGAAGGTTTCGTTGGTGCGATTCATTGGAAAAACTCTTGGCAAGTGTCAAACCCAAGCTCGCTCGTAAAAGCCTATGCAAAAAATTTCCAAGAGATGGGTGGTACGATTAAAGAGAGCGATGTAAAAGAAATCGTACAAGACGGTGAAGGTTGGAAAATCATTACTGATAATGACACTTATTATAGTGATAAGTTGGTTATCGCAGCAGGTCCATGGTCTAATGATTTGATCAAGCCACTTGGCTATAATCTGCCATTGTTCCCAATGCGTGGCTATCATCAGCATTTCAAAGTGACAGAAAAGAACACCATCAATCACAGTATGTTTGATATGGACAAAGGCTTTGTGATGGGGCCAATGCAGCAGGGTATCCGTATCACGACCGGTGCTGAGATGACTACCATGGATGCACCAAAGAACTTTGGTCAATTAAAAACGGTTCTGAAGCTGGCAAGAAAAATCTTACCATTAGAAGATGCAGTAGAGTCTGAAGCATGGGCAGGATCGCGTCCTTGTATGCCTGATATGAAGCCAGTTATTGGTCCTGCAGACAAGCATGAAAAACTATGGTTTGCCTTTGGTCACAGTCATCAAGGTTTTACTTTAGGGCCTATGACAGGGCGTCTGGTTGAAGAGATGATTCATGACAAGCCATTATTAGTAGATGTTGCGCCATTCAGTGCTCAGCGTTTTTCTAATTAACAGCGCATTTGACAGATTTAGCACAGACTTAAATTAATAAATTGAAGGTATATAACATGATAAAGAAGCTGCATAGCAATCAACGTATGAGCAAAACTGTAATCCATAATCAGACTATTTATTTATGTGGTCAGGTAGGTAATGCAGAAGACGATATCAAAGCGCAAACATTGACTTGTCTAGAAAAGATTCAAACGTTATTAGAAGAAGTGGGTAG is a genomic window of Psychrobacter cibarius containing:
- a CDS encoding ATP-dependent helicase; this translates as MTTTIFDTRHYNYPQNFIEIKPKLARLEKAIKKLEENLIDANNDASIELLNERLNGELGLKVDYARELNPDQLLAATTIEGKVLVIAGAGSGKTKTLTYRTSYLLESGVTPKSILLLTFTRKAANEIKDRAKSLLANTLFDKQSDEDLVKDKLPTDKRLNDITSGTFHSFCNMLLRQYSGLLGINPRFTILDTGDSEDAIDLIHKEKKYPAQNKSQAFPRKKTLQNIISSSRNRRIHICDLIESSYPDIAVHIPIIEQLAVDFHEYKRANHLYDFDDIISQVVRHLKTNDTFRQMLQNQYRYIMVDEYQDTNIPQKQLIDLICAPASVSLMVVGDDNQSIYAFRGANYENILLFGETYPEASLIKLEQNYRSTPAVLNFINALSAQITLGYQKQLYSGALISGHKPVFSRLSNETKEAKYIADKIIELKSDHDYDDFAVLCRTSFQSNYVQLEFMERHIPFIVVGGIKFIERRHIKDVLAFVKVLYNPNDTIAWHRILTLFQGVGIVTATCLTQAINADNNSFEPLLTPKFAKKSAQLEPLYNTLTKANQAESVERVIEHILEFYIPVLKTIEENWRERNEDFRVLKNLAIEHSSLDNFLENLALDPPNDSVAAMDKPEDNDTDKVTISTIHSAKGLEWPVVFVNSLVDGITPHYRSLDDFEALEEERKLFYVACSRAKSRLYLTAPDYFASYSGYFDKPSRFIAELSADEVTVENSKQVREESDDPVWW
- the ychF gene encoding redox-regulated ATPase YchF produces the protein MGFNCGIVGLPNVGKSTLFNALTKAGIAAENFPFCTKDPNTGIVPVPDPRLKKLADIVKPERVLPTTMEFVDIAGLVAGASKGEGMGNQFLANIRETDAIAHVVRCFDDDNVVHVDGRVSPIDDIETINTELALADLEAVERAIHNQTKKAKGGDKDAQALLDIFKKVEPLLAEGKAARAANLDADEKKLIRSYGLITLKPTMYIANVSEDGFENNPYLDAVRNYATGEDSIVIALCNQIESEIAQLDEDDKKDFLAEMDMEEAGLDQVIRGGYDLLDMQTYFTAGVKEVRAWTVAVGATAPQAAGVIHTDFERGFIRAEVIAYDDFIEYGGEKGAAAAGKSRLEGKTYIVQDGDIMHFRFNV
- a CDS encoding deoxyguanosinetriphosphate triphosphohydrolase, which produces MLTTPTSLPSPTTQWSHLLNSQRLGAAKKLNANTSTRSQFHKDYDRLVFSHSFRQLNQKTQVHPLTNQLGIHTRLTHSLEVSSIGRSLAMMAAEKLHDKLASGLPAGVSPADVGVIVQAACLAHDIGNPPFGHAGEYAIRDWFRQPDTQAILQKLSSNERLDLLAYEGNAQGFRLLARNEHHPDKGGMRLTCATLGAFMKYPWLATHSNDVNDKYHQNVQKFGCFYSEAAQLEELAACLHLPRSTQHDGFARHPLAYLLEAADDICYALIDLEDGINLNMLTYSEVAAIFYELIGERPNSINLPVHMSVRQSLASLRARAMMRLVNTVTDAFVANSDALLAGTLQGSLFDHCDISVQSGINQAKQLAREKIFNHPSKVRMELMANQCLHRLLDAFMPLAWTGSRATSDPQFMSFEQQRLLMLLQPHLDEHRRLLSDNVYHNILNILDFITGMNDHEAYRLAQELQGHWGTMV
- a CDS encoding TerB N-terminal domain-containing protein, with translation MKNFIADVKALFRQKYDADAQGNKANKPAFIDLPPDIKPDNRHRVSQSSQNDDTDDFASFIISSGKSNNVSGVSANKQLGRWFKENESFDIKGRFIDRGFYYVGGQLTMLTGFGIEPSLVDDSLPASSPNIIHSISQIYYDESLGYWPSYERLSIKCRGAYLDWLASNRAHPSTPIGYVFIYFGGFERRIIEHINDDVVSDTEFMAIYEEVTRLNRIYGSQSASFDSYSAHFLAFMTLIRSLLFEDKAQTGHLLPPPVTSQNLNFKMHLAKTVALQLPIPASLAWEWLVYSNEYNFKTPAKRCEDTFKDLFKILYHDAYPNGFVVSANKTRLKLIYNAASRSIISVDLTLDDLPDPSILRAPVKKLITIAEQCNDALDAYSRYLGKEGRSADDIAAVMLLPKPLLHNYHHPAIEKFKTWAQSIIENDEGLTTTKELWAYLDETLSPTSSKALSKKQNELIINLVELAGFGIAPDQRYHQTRLQSDGYAVLFVCDHDAHCEGFEPSSSFYQISLAMRLGAMVATINGYVDKREVDTLLTLLNQDSQLTTIEKESLTAYLLWQLNTPANMAGLKATLADLDAQYIGFISRFIITVALANGNIEPSQIKQIEKLYQALGLDKTLVTSDIHQLTTNKKVNIGIKNEPETKDNSSKSSRSFSFDAELLALHERETAVAKAMLSKIFAVEDEESEDDIKDSVLLKISSKTATEHQSNVPVNKHSSGNEAVIKGLDRSHSQLYQELISAEVWQREAVNELCESLNLMINGAIETINDWAYDKVDAPVLEDDDEVVVDFEIVDELKALNS